A single window of Rana temporaria chromosome 1, aRanTem1.1, whole genome shotgun sequence DNA harbors:
- the LOC120943395 gene encoding vegetative cell wall protein gp1-like, with protein MPRSCFQDFPQMKRMWSSCQTSTPDPPTPDPPTPDPPTPDPPTPDPPTPDPPTPDPPTPDPPTPDPPTPPTPDPPTSPTPDPPTPDPPTPDPPTPDPPTPDPPTPPTPDPPTSPTPDPPTPDPPTSDPPTPDPPTPDPPTPDPPTSPTPDPPTPDPPTSPTPDPPTPDPPTSPTPDPPTSPTPDPPTSPTPDPPTSPTPDPPTSPTPDPPNTA; from the exons ATgcccaggtcatgttttcaggatttccctcagatgaaacggatGTG GTCTTCTTGTCAAACATCAACACCTGACCCGCCAACACCTGACCCGCCAACACCTGACCCGCCAACACCTGACCCGCCAACACCTGACCCGCCAACACCTGACCCGCCAACACCTGACCCGCCAACACCTGACCCGCCAACACCTGACCCGCCAACACCGCCAACACCTGACCCGCCAACATCGCCAACACCTGACCCGCCAACACCTGACCCGCCAACACCTGACCCGCCAACACCTGACCCGCCAACACCTGACCCGCCAACACCGCCAACACCTGACCCGCCAACATCGCCAACACCTGACCCGCCAACACCTGACCCGCCAACATCTGACCCGCCAACACCTGACCCGCCAACACCTGACCCGCCAACACCTGACCCGCCAACATCACCAACACCTGACCCGCCAACACCTGACCCGCCAACATCACCAACACCTGACCCGCCAACACCTGACCCGCCAACATCACCAACACCTGACCCGCCAACATCGCCAACACCTGACCCGCCAACATCACCAACACCTGACCCGCCAACATCACCAACACCTGACCCGCCAACATCACCAACACCTGACCCCCCAAATACTgcttaa